The Francisella salimarina nucleotide sequence GGAGGTAATGTCTTTGGCTGGTCTTCACAGCTTGACTATACAGCGAATGTTATGAATAAGGATTTTGTACCATTCGTGAGTTACTCTCAGATCCAACAAGCATCTGATAATTATGCAGCATCTTTGGCAACTGGCTTTAGATATAATGTTTTTGCTGATGGGTGGCTTGGTTTTAGCTATACGTATGTTAAAGGAAGGGCAAAAACTTTCTCAGAGCAAGATAATATTATGACTATGTATTTGAGAATATTTATATAAAATTAGATTGTTTGAGTATATGGTGCGATTAAATATAATTGATAGTAATTAGCAGACTATAATGTTATATTAATGCACACTAAAGAATTTAAAGGGGATTATTATGTCTGAGTATCCTTCATGTCCTAAATGTCAATCCGAATATGTTTATCAAGATGGTGAGTTACTAATATGTCCAGAATGCGGTTATGAATGGCAAATTAATGAATCTATTGATGAACAGTTGGTTATCAAAGACTCAAATGGTAATCTACTTGCTGATGGTGATACTGTAAGTGTTATTAAAGATTTAAAATTAAAAGGTTCATCAAAAGTTATTAAAGTTGGAACTAAGGTTAAAAATATCCGTTTAGTTACTGGAGACCATGATATAGATTGTAAGGTTGATGGTTTTGGGGCTATGAAATTAAAATCTCAATTTGTTAAAAAAATATAAAATGAAGTATATAAGGTTATCTTTTTTTCTTATCTTTGGGTTTGTATGTAGTTTTTGTTATGCATATTACATAGAAGAGAATGGCAAAAAAATTCCTGTGAGTAAAAGAGTGGCTGATACTATAGATGATATAGAAATAAAAGAAGGTGAAGCACTAAGCCAACAACAAATAGTTGACATAATAGAAGAAAATGACAAGGACTTAGATAGCAAAGAATTGTAGTTTCATGTTTAGAAAGATAGTAGCTTTAGCAAGTATTTTAGTATTATTCCCATTTAGTGTAGCTGTCAGTGCTGATACAAGTTCTGATTCAGCTGATGCTAGTTCTGTAGAAAGTGGCTATGATCCTGATAATATTCGTCGGCTTGAATCTAATGCTTATAGAAGAGTCTTTCCTAACCAAGATTATATCTTTAATAAAGCTCCACTAAGTACAGCACAGCAAGAGAAAGTTGCGCAGCAAGCTATTCAAGACTTATCAATCAAAGAAGGTGAGGCTCTTACAGATAGTGAAAAACGAGCACTAGCTAAGAAAACCTTTGATACTAAAGTTAACCAAGCACTAAATATTGATTCTATAAAAACTTCTTGGTTTAACGGCTTTAGAGTTAGTGAAACGTTAACTCATGCAATGCTGAATGTTCAGGAAGATACTGGAGATCCTCTATTTATGCTCCAAGCAAGACAGCAAGGTATTTTAGATGATAATTATATCTACTTTGGAACAAAAGTAGCATTGATTGATTGGCAAAGACTAAATAGAGTTCCCCAAGGAGGTGAAAATAGACTTTTTTCTTATGCAGTAGATTTTTATGCGGCATCAACTATTTCTAAATGGTTTACGTCACTCGTTGGGTTTACGTTATATCAAGATCACAGTGATGAAGGCTTCAATGTACGTCCAAATACATTATATTTTATTCTAGGAAACCTTTCAGAAAGTCCATTTTTTGGTTATGTGGCAAACTCAACTGTGATGTACGGTAACTTTGATATTGTTTCGAACTATGTCTCGACGTTGACTAGGACATATTTTATGCAGTCAGGTGGGAATATAAATCTTTCTTATCATACACAAGATTTGCATCTAAATGCGGTACTTTTAAATGCAAACCCTGATAGCTATTTTGGTGTAACTAATGCTGCTAGTAAAAGTGGTGTGGGGTTTTCTTTAAATAGTAAATATGTCTACGAGATGGATACAGTAGGGGATTATCAGTTTTTTGGAGCTGCGTATTCAAATGTATCAGGTTTCCAAACTAAAAATGGTGGAAATGTTGGCGCATTTGATTTGAATTATGGCCTAGCTATTTCAGATATTAACTTTGAAGCAGAAGCTCTTTTAACAGATAGGGGTGTTGGAGGAGTCAATGACTCTTCATCTGTTAGCCCAAATAATATTGCTGGTGTA carries:
- a CDS encoding zinc ribbon domain-containing protein YjdM; its protein translation is MSEYPSCPKCQSEYVYQDGELLICPECGYEWQINESIDEQLVIKDSNGNLLADGDTVSVIKDLKLKGSSKVIKVGTKVKNIRLVTGDHDIDCKVDGFGAMKLKSQFVKKI